A section of the Euwallacea similis isolate ESF13 chromosome 9, ESF131.1, whole genome shotgun sequence genome encodes:
- the glu gene encoding structural maintenance of chromosomes protein 4, whose amino-acid sequence MPVSHASKKRGPALPVELSDSDEEEDERLFSDDEGTNIDGIYIPPVQPPTLSMDPTGPRLLITKIDNSFFKSYAERQVLGPFHKCFNAIVGPNGSGKSNVIDSLLFVFGYRATKIRCKKVSVLLHNSDNYHNIQSCTVTIHFALIVDKEGDSYDVVPGSEFVVSRTACRDNSSYYELNNRRVQFKEVAILLKKHGIDLDHNRFLILQGEVEQISMMKCKGEKDGETGMLEYLEDIIGTTRYKKPLEQVFNRVEELTERRIEKLNRLKMVQDEVDELQGPMEEAVGFLKVENTVVRSKNFIYQYNIKNVKLKSQAEQEAKEEVLEIQNQYKERLRTLTEEKQKHCEIQDKEATIYENLKKKKEELKEAFDKASKKDVQLQEEMTSKNNARKKTKGQIAAEKEKLLKLENVPNENAKTVKEIEAKLEKTMKEKEVYEAEKSTLMLNIQRTTKGLQEQKEALQGNLVLLQEGVDKTKAEFTLAETELKVCLSNEENERQKLEHLKHSLIKSGETITERSKQIQILQQQLPEAKKQLETSNRELLQLIQEEAQLTAAVRKQRATLEEGRSCMQASKSTSCVLDSLMNAKREGKCPGLFGRLGDLGAIDGKYDVAVSTACGPLDNIVVDTVDCAQWCIEYLKQNDIGRAVFIALDKQEHLRNKACSRIQTPENVHRLFDLIKVSDERVKTAFYYALRDTLVAEDLEQASRIAYGARRYRVVTLKGDLIETSGTMSGGGKRVLRGRMGRSVAVANLDPRDLKRQEDEVERMEKRVRELRTCHAELENRIGELQPEIREMEINFEKYKHELQSLQAQQPNLQRQMKEQEAKSKGTKADAAQVQRLTSVVESRKKEYEAATEAAGELQEKVDKITNEIKEKSTGKLKIVDKKIKDCVKIVDMCKSEIIKLNVAVKTAKKNYESTRENIARLEQDLEDMENNLRAMKQQREGIEEEARKMLQGVEEVTEQLEEREQVFREARKAVEKITKEETKLRSEKIDVDDKLKVLEKKLAEHEGVINSFKYKLSQLSLQEVPNIETEELEQYSDEALNVSELERAEKEMQQADNFLKAAKPNLGAIQEYRKKQKIYLERASELEEIVAKRTQMRSVHDDLKKRRKEEFIAGYNVIKLKLKEMYQMITLGGDAEFEMVDTYDPFTEGIQFIVRPPRKTWKKISNLSGGEKTLSSLALVFALHYYKPSPLYVMDEIDAALDFKNVSIVGNYIKERTKNAQFIIISLRSNMFELCDNLVGIYKTYNTTKTITFNPTVYDVKPQRHEVADSRKVLGDDNNRENIAPVVEDSNAIDSNSQTEDRELEEVLEGGE is encoded by the exons ATGCCTGTGTCCCACGCATCAAAAAAGAGGGGTCCTGCACTTCCAGTGGAGCTGTCCGACTCTGATGAGGAGGAAGATGAGCGTCTGTTCTCAGATGATGAGGGTACTAACATTGATGGCATCTACATCCCTCCAGTGCAACCTCCAACTCTTTCTATGGACCCCACGGGACCTCGCCTCTTAATCACCAAAATAGATAATAGTTTCTTCAAAAGTTACGCAGAGCGTCAAGTTTTAGGACCTTTTCACAAATGTTTCAATGCTATCGTGGGGCCCAACGGTAGTGGGAAAAGCAACGTTATTGATTCCCTGTTATTTGTATTCGGGTACCGAGCCACTAAGATCAGATGTAAGAAGGTTTCGGTGCTGTTGCATAATTCTGACAATTACCACAACATTCAATCATGCACTGTGACTATTCATTTTGCATTGATTGTTGATAAAGAGGGAGATAGTTATGATGTAGTCCCAGGCAGTGAGTTTGTTGTATCCCGTACTGCCTGCAGAGATAATTCTTCATATTATGAGCTGAATAATAGGCGAGTGCAGTTCAAAGAAGTAGCCATTCTGCTGAAGAAACATGGCATAGATTTGGATCACAACAGATTTCTGATTCTACAAGGTGAAGTTGAGCAGATAAGCATGATGAAATGCAAGGGGGAAAAGGATGGGGAGACAGGGATGCTTGAGTATCTTGAAGATATTATTGGGACCACCCGCTACAAGAAACCACTGGAACAGGTCTTTAATAGGGTGGAAGAACTCACTGAAAGGAGAATTGAGAAGTTGAACAGGCTGAAGATGGTGCAGGATGAAGTAGATGAGTTGCAAGGTCCTATGGAGGAAGCAGTTGGGTTTCTTAAAGTTGAGAATACTGTTGTTCGAAGCAAAAATTTCATCTATCAGTATAACAT aaaaaatgtcaaattaaaaTCCCAAGCAGAACAAGAGGCTAAAGAAGAAGTTCTCGAAATCCAAAATCAGTATAAAGAGAGATTACGGACCCTTACTGAGGAGAAACAAAAGCATTGTGAAATCCAAGATAAAGAAGCAACTATTTATGAGAaccttaagaaaaaaaaagaggaGCTTAAAGAGGCATTTGACAAGGCTAGCAAGAAGGATGTGCAGCTTCAAGAAGAGATGACCAGCAAAAATAATGCCAGAAAGAAGACCAAAGGGCAAATTGCTGCAGAGAAGGAGAAGCTTTTGAAGTTGGAGAATGTGCCAAATGAAAATGCTAAAACCGTTAAGGAAATAGAAGCTAAATTGGAGAAAACTATGAAAGAGAAGGAGGTTTATGAAGCAGAGAAAAGCACATTAATGCTAAATATACAGAGAACCACCAAGGGGCTGCAAGAACAAAAAGAGGCTCTACAAGGAAATCTGGTATTGTTGCAGGAGGGTGTGGACAAGACTAAAGCAGAATTCACCTTAGCTGAGACTGAGCTGAAGGTGTGTTTAAGCAATGAAGAAAATGAGCGCCAAAAATTAGAGCATTTAAAACATTCTTTGATTAAATCTGGAGAAACAATCACAGAACGCTCCAAACAGATTCAAATCCTGCAGCAGCAGCTCCCAGAAGCTAAAAAACAGCTTGAAACCAGTAATAGGGAACTTCTTCAATTGATACAAGAAGAAGCTCAACTTACAGCTGCAGTTAGAAAGCAAAGAGCAACCCTGGAAGAGGGAAGAAGCTGTATGCAGGCCTCAAAATCGACTAGCTGCGTTTTAGACTCTCTAATGAACGCAAAACGCGAGGGAAAATGTCCAGGACTTTTTGGGAGACTGGGGGATTTGGGGGCTATAGATGGCAAATATGACGTTGCCGTTTCTACAGCCTGTGGCCCCTTAGACAATATTGTAGTGGACACTGTGGACTGCGCTCAATGGTGTATAGAATATCTCAAGCAAAACGACATTGGGAGGGCGGTTTTTATTGCGTTGGATAAACAGGAGCATTTGCGCAACAAGGCTTGCTCCAGGATACAGACTCCCGAAAATGTCCACCGGCTGTTTGATTTGATCAAGGTGTCGGACGAAAGGGTTAAGACTGCGTTTTACTACGCCTTGAGGGATACCTTGGTGGCTGAAGATCTGGAGCAGGCTTCAAGGATAGCATATGGTGCTAGGAGGTATCGTGTAGTGACGCTTAAAGGGGATCTTATCGAGACCTCAG GTACGATGAGCGGCGGCGGCAAACGCGTGCTGCGAGGCCGCATGGGACGATCGGTGGCTGTCGCCAACTTGGACCCCCGAGACCTGAAACGGCAGGAAGACGAAGTGGAGCGCATGGAGAAACGTGTGCGTGAGCTACGCACGTGCCACGCCGAATTGGAAAACCGCATCGGTGAGCTGCAACCCGAAATACGAGAAATGGAAATAAACTTTGAAAAGTACAAGCACGAGTTGCAGAGCTTGCAAGCGCAACAGCCGAACTTGCAGCGCCAAATGAAGGAGCAAGAAGCGAAATCGAAAGGTACAAAAGCAGATGCTGCGCAGGTTCAGAGATTGACGAGTGTGGTTGAGAGTAGGAAAAAAGAGTATGAAGCTGCAACTGAAGCTGCAGGAGAGCTTCAAGAGAAAGTTGATAAGATAACGAATGAAATTAAGGAGAAGAGTACGGGGAAGttgaaaattgttgataaGAAGATTAAAGACTGCGTGAAGATTGTGGACATGTGCAAATCGGAGATAATCAAGCTGAATGTTGCAGTTAAAACTGCAAAGAAGAATTACGAGAGTACCAGGGAGAACATTGCAAGACTCGAGCAAGATTTGGAGGACATGGAGAACAATCTTCGCGCGATGAAGCAGCAAAGGGAAGGGATTGAGGAGGAAGCAAGAAAAATGCTGCAGGGCGTCGAGGAGGTCACGGAGCAGTTGGAGGAGAGGGAGCAGGTGTTTCGGGAAGCGCGCAAGGCAGTAGAGAAAATCACGAAGGAGGAGACCAAACTTAGGTCGGAAAAGATCGACGTGGACGACAAATTGAAGGTTCTGGAGAAGAAACTTGCCGAGCATGAAGGAGTAATAAATTCCTTCAAATATAAG CTGAGTCAGTTGAGTCTGCAAGAGGTTCCAAATATTGAAACAGAAGAGTTGGAGCAGTATTCTGATGAGGCTCTGAACGTTTCAGAGTTGGAGAGAGCGGAGAAAGAGATGCAGCAGGCTGACAACTTCCTTAAAGCCGCTAAGCCTAATCTAGGAGCTATCCAG gAATACcgcaaaaagcaaaaaatctaTTTGGAAAGGGCCAGTGAGCTGGAAGAAATAGTTGCTAAAAGGACTCAAATGCGTTCTGTACACGATGACCTGAAGAAGCGGAGAAAAGAGGAGTTTATCGCCGGCTACAATGTGATCAAACTGAAGCTCAAAGAGATGTATCAAATGATTACTTTAGGGGGCGACGCCGAGTTTGAGATGGTGGACACTTACGACCCCTTCACGGAAGGCATTCAGTTCAT CGTGCGCCCTCCACGGAAAACCTGGAAGAAAATCTCTAATCTCTCAGGGGGAGAAAAGACCTTATCCTCCCTAGCATTAGTATTTGCTCTGCACTATTATAAACCCTCCCCATTATACGTTATGGACGAAATTGACGCGGCactggattttaaaaatgtctcaaTAGTTGGGAATTACATTAAA GAGCGCACCAAGAACGCCCAGTTCATCATCATCTCCTTGCGGTCAAACATGTTCGAGCTCTGTGATAATTTAGTTGGGATCTACAAAACTTATAACACAACAAAAACCATTACTTTTAACCCTACCGTATACGATGTAAAGCCGCAGCGACATGAAGTGGCAGATAGCAGGAAGGTTTTAGGGGATGATAACAATAGGGAGAATATCGCTCCCGTCGTTGAAGATTCTAATG CTATTGATAGTAATTCTCAAACGGAGGACAGGGAGCTTGAAGAAGTCTTAGAGGGAGGAGAATga
- the LOC136410991 gene encoding SAGA-associated factor 11 homolog, whose amino-acid sequence MSKRQTQPQREDPEPSSEEDSDDMEVEHDPENKLFEHLVEDFQDMMGDKEVLRTCVGKFFDNIVDEFTLGIIFDIHRKYKTNAYCLEIQDNEEKDDLEKNEALQQASARNHQKFACPSCERTVAPLGFARHLAKCMGIRDISRSLRIASRRAVTNKDKGDTSAYASAPFDDDDDDEDWNSRRNNKKKDKNGSKKNRGTPKKKTEMEALDQLNVDIEGSYDEVTNLRYMMDQGRRSYVTDISERRSNSSSSTEGAGTSTTPKKKDKAKRRNKGNDRGSSTVV is encoded by the exons ATGTCAAAGCGCCAGACTCAGCCCCAACGGGAAGATCCAGAGCCTTCTTCTGAAGAAGATTCTGATGACATGGAAGTTGAACATGACCCTGAAAACAAGCTCTTTGAACATTTAGTTGAAGACTTTCAGGACATGATGGGGGATAAGGAAGTGCTTCGCACCTGCGTTGGAAAATTCTTCGATAATATAGTGGACGAATTCACCTTGGGAATTATCTTTGACATACACAGAAAGTACAAGACTAATGCTTATTGTTTGGAAATCCAAGATAATGAGGAGAAAGACGATCTGGAGAAAAATGAAGCATTGCAGCAGGCCTCGGCGAGAAACCATCAGAAATTCGCATGTCCCAGTTGCGAACGTACTGTAGCTCCTCTAGGTTTTGCCCGACATTTGGCTAAATGCATGG GTATTAGGGACATTAGTCGCTCATTGAGGATAGCATCTCGCAGAGCAGTGACTAACAAAGATAAAGGAGATACTTCAGCATATGCAAGTGCTCCatttgatgatgatgatgatgatgaggaTTGGAACTCTCGGAGGAATAACAAAAAGAAGGACAAGAATGGTAGCAAGAAGAACAGAG GGACCCCAAAAAAGAAGACTGAAATGGAGGCTTTGGATCAGCTTAATGTGGACATTGAGG GGAGTTATGATGAAGTTACGAATCTCCGCTATATGATGGACCAGGGGCGACGCTCTTACGTGACAGATATTTCGGAGCGGCGTTCCAACAGCTCGTCATCGACAGAGGGGGCCGGAACTTCCACAACACCCAAAAAAAAGGACAAAGCCAAGAGGAGGAATAAAGGCAACGACCGAGGATCGTCTACTGTTGTTTGA
- the LOC136411056 gene encoding cilia- and flagella-associated protein 36, whose translation MSAEDDSWVFDSLVAFLNGPIWNAPLQSFIEEKSLIFEPSVTENEDYKKIFEEFKNLVDFMLGNFMEDIGISSEQFEKACAEGKRYVSFDNNIFEQIWAANDQQMFVRMMTQRNVELQLQALELIEKKYGITPQSFIPKKSEDHTERSENPNIQVIPVTVERESKLEKEILEEVAKRFVEEDAESIEAQMEHLMEEKPILEKQLKESLEKSQQRKDSDAKEEKPPVPPRKPKETDPLELKKRQEYLRAQRDKLVALKKEARQKHLNDEAGSTAKNRPKSAKAAEAVLTGGRSDPAANQLQIRKTLAERLKAEVVEKK comes from the exons ATGTCTGCAGAAGACGATTCATGGGTTTTTGACTCATTAGTAGCGTTCCTAAATGGCCCCATATGGAATGCGCCTTTACAGAGTTTCATTGAGGAAAAATCCCTGA TATTCGAGCCCAGCGTGACAGAAAACGAGGATTACAAGAAGATATTTGAGGAGTTTAAAAACCTG gTAGACTTCATGTTAGGGAATTTCATGGAAGACATTGGTATCTCTTCTGAACAATTTGAGAAGGCCTGCGCCGAGGGAAAGAGATATGTTTCATTTGATAAT AACATCTTTGAGCAAATCTGGGCCGCCAACGACCAACAAATGTTCGTGAGGATGATGACTCAACGCAACGTAGAGCTGCAACTTCAAGCCTTGGAGCTCATAGAAaagaaatatggaatcacTCCTCAATCTTTTATTCCTAAAAAAAGTGAGGATCATACTGAACGAAGCGAAAACCCAAACATTCAAGTCATTCCTGTTACCGTTGAAAGAGAGTCGAAGCTGGAGAAAGAGATTCTAGAGGAGGTGGCCAA GAGGTTTGTGGAGGAGGATGCAGAAAGCATTGAAGCTCAGATGGAGCACCTTATGGAGGAGAAACCCATATTAGAAAAGCAACTCAAGGAGAGTTTAG AAAAATCTCAGCAAAGGAAGGATAGTGATGCCAAAGAGGAGAAGCCTCCAGTACCTCCACGAAAACCTAAAGAG ACCGATCCTTTAGAGCTGAAAAAACGTCAGGAATACCTGCGCGCGCAACGCGACAAATTGGTAGCGCTGAAAAAGGAGGCGCGTCAAAAGCATTTAAACGACGAAGCGGGAAGCACAGCGAAAAACCGGCCGAAATCGGCGAAAGCCGCAGAAGCTGTGCTGACTGGAGGTCGCAGCGATCCTGCAGCTAACCAGCTACAAATCAGAAAGACTTTGGCTGAGCGACTAAAGGCCGAAGTTGTCGAGAAGAAATAG
- the flfl gene encoding LOW QUALITY PROTEIN: serine/threonine-protein phosphatase 4 regulatory subunit 3 (The sequence of the model RefSeq protein was modified relative to this genomic sequence to represent the inferred CDS: inserted 1 base in 1 codon): MTDTRRRVKLYALNADRQWDDRGTGHVSSSFVERLKGISLLVRAESDGSLLLESKIQSDTAYQKQQDTLIVWSEGDNFDLALSFQEKLGCDEIWEKICQVQGKDPSVEITQDIVEESEDERFDDMSDSAPPIELPPCEFNRLEQISDLVSNCLTTPMRKEKLAAAIESEGYIRKLVNVFHMCEDLESTERLYHLYDIFKNIFLLNKNMLFETMFSDDLIFDVVGCLEYDPSSPAPKRHREYLRKHATFREAIPIKNPQLLAKIHQTFRVQYIQDVVLPTPSVFEENLLSTLSSYIFFNKVEIVSLVQEDEKFLTELFAILTDPSTADPKRRDLVMFLKEFCNYSQNLQPQGKESFYKTLTSLGILPALEITLAMDDQKTKTASIDILTYIVEYSPSVVREYTLQQASNTDEDQILLNIIIEQMICDSDPELGGAVQLMGVLRILLDPENMLASVNKSEKTDFLNFFYKHSVQILISELSVIVTRHXVTFALFTAPLLENTANDTPQREDYRHVQLLGLILELLSFCVEHHTYHIKNCILNKDLLRRILVLMKSTHKFLVLCALRFMRKLIALKDEFYNRYIIKGNLFAPVIDAFVHNQGRYNLLDSAIIEMFEFIKLEDIKTLCSHVVENYGKKLDSVCYVQTFKALKNRYDQHQDKLKERNSLDGVPSILRSNRYRRDQRQLDEEEEMWFNEDDDFDDGPSVHKSPATPPPSNHEILAKKLESNLESIGGKVLEKKVILDGSLDCIGGKVGEKKSLSPTQPQNAIEANGPSCKQANNNSMSPKSVQSQQGALNNNATAASPPVQDAPVTVQSTGDGKVSLFKRVWGLVDYEGGDSDEEDETTDAGGGGENTSKRPRLS, encoded by the exons ATGACCGATACGAGACGACGTGTAAAATTGTATGCTCTGAATGCAGACCGTCAATGGGACGACAGGGGCACTGGACACGTTTCCTCCTCATTTGTAGAGAGATTGAAAGGCATATCACTATTAGTGCGTGCGGAAAGTGATGGGTCATTGTTACTGGAGTCAAAAATACAATCGGATACTGCCTACCAAAAGCAACAGGACACATTGATTGTATGGTCTGAGGGGGACAATTTCGATTTGGCACTCAGTTTTCAGGAGAAATTGGGATGCGACGAGATCTGGGAGAAGATTTGTCAAGTTCAAGGCAAGGATCCTTCTGTGGAGATTACGCAG gacATTGTTGAGGAATCGGAAGATGAACGTTTCGATGACATGTCGGACTCGGCCCCTCCAATCGAGCTGCCCCCCTGCGAGTTCAACCGCCTAGAACAGATTAGCGACTTGGTTAGTAATTGTTTGACGACCCCCATGCGGAAAGAGAAGCTGGCGGCGGCTATCGAGAGCGAGGGCTATATCCGGAAGTTGGTTAATGTGTTCCACATGTGCGAGGACCTGGAGAGCACCGAGCGCCTCTACCACCTCTACGACATCTTCAAGAACATCTTCCTGTTGAACAAGAACATGCTTTTTGAGACGATGTTCAGCGACGACCTCATTTTCGACGTAGTAGGATGTCTAGAGTATGACCCGTCCTCACCAGCCCCCAAGAGGCATCGGGAATACCTACGCAAACACGCCACCTTCCGGGAGGCTATTCCCATCAAGAACCCGCAGCTATTGGCGAAAATTCATCAGACTTTCCGCGTTCAATACATCCAGGACGTAGTGTTGCCCACTCCCTCAGTGTTTGAGGAGAACCTCCTTTCTACCCTGAgtagttatatattttttaataaagtggAAATTGTGTCATTGGTGCAGGAGGACGAAAAGTTCCTCACGGAACTATTCGCCATATTGACGGACCCGAGTACGGCCGACCCGAAGAGGCGGGATCTCGTGATGTTTTTGAAGGAGTTCTGCAACTATTCACAAAACTTGCAGCCTCAGGGCAAGGAGTCGTTCTACAAAACCCTCACGTCGTTGGGCATCTTGCCCGCACTGGAGATCACCCTGGCGATGGACGATCAAAAGACCAAGACTGCCTCCATAGACATTCTCACTTATATTGTTGAGTATTCTCCGTCGGTGGTGCGGGAGTACACGCTACAGCAGGCCAGTAATACTGATGAG GATCAGATTCTACTGAATATCATAATCGAGCAAATGATCTGTGATTCAGACCCGGAACTGGGCGGCGCTGTACAGTTGATGGGCGTGCTTCGGATACTCTTGGATCCGGAAAATATGTTGGCTTCCGTAAACAAGTCCGAGAAAACTGACTTcctcaatttcttttataaacaCAGTGTACAAATCTTAATCAGTGAGTTGTCTGTCATTGTCACTAGAC TTGTGACGTTTGCGCTGTTTACAGCTCCCTTATTGGAGAACACGGCGAACGACACGCCCCAAAGGGAGGACTATCGGCACGTGCAGCTCCTTGGACTGATCCTCGAATTGTTGTCGTTCTGCGTGGAACATCATACTTATCACATAAAGAACTGCATACTAAACAAGGATCTGCTGCGCAGAATATTGGTTCTTATGAAGTCGACGCACAAGTTCCTGGTGCTTTGTGCCCTAAG GTTTATGCGTAAACTCATCGCTCTCAAGGACGAATTCTACAACCGATACATCATTAAGGGCAACTTGTTTGCGCCGGTCATCGACGCATTCGTGCACAACCAGGGCCGCTATAACCTCCTGGACTCGGCCATCATCGAGATGtttgaatttatcaaattagaGGACATTAAGACCTTGTGCTCGCATGTGGTGGAGAACTACGGCAAGAAGTTGGACAGCGTCTGTTACGTGCAGACGTTCAAAGCGTTGAAAAACCGGTACGATCAGCACCAGGATAAGCTGAAGGAGCGGAACAGCTTGGATGG GGTGCCGTCGATTTTGCGCAGTAATCGATATAGGCGGGACCAACGTCAATTAGACGAAGAGGAAGAGATGTGGTTTAACGAGGATGACGACTTCGACGACGGTCCGTCAGTACACAAGTCGCCAGCCACGCCTCCTCCCTCGAATCACGAAATTTTAGCCAAAAAACTGGAGTCCAATTTGGAAAGTATAGGGGGTAAAGTGCTGGAGAAAAAGGTCATTTTAGATGGGAGTTTGGATTGTATAGGGGGAAAAGTGGGGGAAAAGAAATCGCTGTCGCCGACGCAGCCGCAGAACGCGATAGAGGCCAACGGACCTTCGTGTAAACAG gctaataataattcaatgtCGCCGAAAAGTGTACAGTCTCAACAAGGCGCTTTGAACAATAACGCGACGGCAGCATCGCCGCCAGTCCAAGACGCCCCGGTAACTGTCCAATCGACGGGGGATGGAAAAGTGTCTCTTTTCAAACGGGTATGG GGGTTGGTGGACTATGAGGGCGGCGACTCTGACGAAGAGGACGAGACGACAGATGCGGGCGGAGGAGGGGAGAACACTAGCAAACGGCCGCGTCTGTCGTAG
- the LOC136410837 gene encoding phosphatidylinositol N-acetylglucosaminyltransferase subunit H-like: MQEDAAANFTTLFRENIKLNFRKTRGCLYVSLVKQDTCLSFQWAFWGLICTALAPIYLTIALITIYCIYWGLFFVTEENVLIVKGMGLQISKNCPLRQSTEFIPFERVENVFVNEVILRQRVVFMLTLLVKDCTNKPKLYPLFKDLLPRLDCIELIYRQIKGFKFS, from the exons ATGCAAGAAGACGCTGCTGCCAACTTCACCACTTtatttagagaaaatattaagCTGAATTTCAGGAAAACTAGAGGATGTTTGTACGTTTCTTTGGTAAAGCAGGACACTTGTTTGTCCTTTCAATGGGCGTTTTGGGGTTTGATATGCACAGCACTAGCGCCCATTTATCTTACAATTGCATTAATTACTATATACTGCATTTACTGGGGTCTATTCTTTGTTACTGAGG AGAATGTGTTGATAGTAAAAGGGATGGGACttcaaataagtaaaaattgtcCTTTAAGGCAAAGCACTGAATTCATTCCATTTGAGCgagtagaaaatgtatttgtaaatgaagtaattttaaga CAAAGGGTGGTTTTCATGTTAACCTTACTAGTCAAAGATTGTACAAATAAACCCAAGTTATACCCCTTATTTAAG GACTTACTGCCAAGACTAGACTGCATTGAACTAATTTATAGGCAAATAAAAGGCTTCAAATTCAGCTGA